A stretch of the Vigna radiata var. radiata cultivar VC1973A chromosome 7, Vradiata_ver6, whole genome shotgun sequence genome encodes the following:
- the LOC106768283 gene encoding PHD finger protein Alfin1 isoform X2: protein MEGVPHPVPRTVEEVFTDFKGRRSGLIKALTTDVEKFYQQCDPEKENLCLYGFPNETWEVNLPVEEVPPELPEPALGINFARDGMQEKDWLSLVAVHSDSWLLAVAFYFGARFGFGKNERKRLFQMINDLPTIFELVTGSVKQSKDQPAAHNNGSKFKSSGKSRQSESQAKGMKMSAPPKEEDDSGEEEEEDDEQGATCGACGDNYGTDEFWICCDMCERWFHGKCVKITPAKAEHIKQYKCPSCSNKRVRV from the exons ATGGAAGGAGTACCGCACCCAGTACCCAGAACTGTCGAAGAGGTTTTCACCGACTTTAAGGGCAGACGCTCCGGTTTGATCAAGGCCCTCACCACCG ACGTTGAAAAGTTTTACCAGCAGTGCGATCCTG AGAAGGAGAATCTGTGTCTATATGGGTTTCCAAATGAAACTTGGGAAGTAAATTTGCCTGTCGAGGAAGTGCCTCCTGAACTTCCTGAGCCGGCATTAGGTATAAACTTTGCCAGGGATGGCATGCAAGAGAAGGACTGGCTATCACTGGTTGCAGTTCACAGTGACTCATGGCTGCTCGCTGTTGCCTTTTACTTTGGTGCCCGCTTTGGATTTGGTAAGAATGAAAG GAAAAGGCTTTTCCAGATGATAAATGATCTGCCAACAATCTTCGAACTTGTGACTGGAAGTGTTAAGCAATCAAAGGATCAACCAGCTGCTCACAACAATGGTAGCAAATTCAAATCAAGTGGAAAG TCCCGTCAGTCTGAATCTCAAGCCAAGGGGATGAAGATGTCTGCACCACCTAAAGAGGAGGATGATAgtggagaggaagaagaagaagatgacgaACAAGGTGCAACATGTGGTGCTTGCGGTGATAATTATGGCACTGATGAATTCTGGATCTGTTGTGATATGTGTGAAAGATGGTTCCATGGTAAATGTGTTAAAATCACTCCCGCTAAGGCTGAGCACATCAAGCAATACAAGTGCCCTAGCTGCAGTAACAAGAGGGTTAGAGTTTGA
- the LOC106768283 gene encoding PHD finger protein Alfin1 isoform X1, with protein MEGVPHPVPRTVEEVFTDFKGRRSGLIKALTTDVEKFYQQCDPEKENLCLYGFPNETWEVNLPVEEVPPELPEPALGINFARDGMQEKDWLSLVAVHSDSWLLAVAFYFGARFGFGKNERKRLFQMINDLPTIFELVTGSVKQSKDQPAAHNNGSKFKSSGKVSRQSESQAKGMKMSAPPKEEDDSGEEEEEDDEQGATCGACGDNYGTDEFWICCDMCERWFHGKCVKITPAKAEHIKQYKCPSCSNKRVRV; from the exons ATGGAAGGAGTACCGCACCCAGTACCCAGAACTGTCGAAGAGGTTTTCACCGACTTTAAGGGCAGACGCTCCGGTTTGATCAAGGCCCTCACCACCG ACGTTGAAAAGTTTTACCAGCAGTGCGATCCTG AGAAGGAGAATCTGTGTCTATATGGGTTTCCAAATGAAACTTGGGAAGTAAATTTGCCTGTCGAGGAAGTGCCTCCTGAACTTCCTGAGCCGGCATTAGGTATAAACTTTGCCAGGGATGGCATGCAAGAGAAGGACTGGCTATCACTGGTTGCAGTTCACAGTGACTCATGGCTGCTCGCTGTTGCCTTTTACTTTGGTGCCCGCTTTGGATTTGGTAAGAATGAAAG GAAAAGGCTTTTCCAGATGATAAATGATCTGCCAACAATCTTCGAACTTGTGACTGGAAGTGTTAAGCAATCAAAGGATCAACCAGCTGCTCACAACAATGGTAGCAAATTCAAATCAAGTGGAAAGGTG TCCCGTCAGTCTGAATCTCAAGCCAAGGGGATGAAGATGTCTGCACCACCTAAAGAGGAGGATGATAgtggagaggaagaagaagaagatgacgaACAAGGTGCAACATGTGGTGCTTGCGGTGATAATTATGGCACTGATGAATTCTGGATCTGTTGTGATATGTGTGAAAGATGGTTCCATGGTAAATGTGTTAAAATCACTCCCGCTAAGGCTGAGCACATCAAGCAATACAAGTGCCCTAGCTGCAGTAACAAGAGGGTTAGAGTTTGA